In one window of Comamonas testosteroni DNA:
- a CDS encoding AI-2E family transporter, with translation MPLLPLHKRAFILLLIAVTAGFGLVLEEYAVAIFWGVVFAIVFAPLHRKLLMRMPNRPTLAALATLLISLVMVILPLSLIGLSLIKETSAIYDQVSSGNLSAGSYVEQVFNALPSWLTPWMEKLHLGTLDEIQTKLSNIALQASKLAATKAVGLGQNTLGFVVGFGVMLYLIFFLLRDGKELIARIWAATPLAPEHKRELATKFITVIRATVKGNLAVAAAQGALGGLIFWILGIQGAVLWAVVMAFLSLLPAVGAGLVWGPVAIYFLATGALTKGLILAAYGVLVIGLVDNVLRPLLVGKDTKMPDYVVLISTLGGMALFGLSGFVLGPAIAALFMAAWELFTTMQEQEEKLLNREIAQKRTTTDPQQPAEGLAPTVAPPPAETRKSDTD, from the coding sequence ATGCCGCTTTTGCCGCTTCACAAACGTGCATTCATTCTTCTTTTGATAGCAGTAACCGCCGGATTCGGCTTGGTTCTTGAAGAATATGCCGTTGCCATCTTCTGGGGCGTGGTGTTTGCCATCGTCTTTGCCCCCCTGCACCGCAAGCTGCTGATGCGCATGCCCAACAGGCCGACCCTGGCTGCACTGGCAACCTTGCTAATTAGTCTGGTAATGGTCATTTTGCCGCTGTCTCTGATAGGACTGTCGCTCATCAAGGAGACCTCAGCCATCTATGACCAGGTCAGCAGCGGCAACCTCTCGGCCGGCAGCTATGTGGAGCAGGTCTTCAATGCACTTCCCTCCTGGCTGACGCCATGGATGGAAAAGCTGCACCTGGGCACTCTGGACGAAATCCAGACCAAGCTCTCCAACATCGCGCTGCAGGCCAGCAAGCTCGCGGCCACCAAGGCCGTGGGACTGGGACAGAACACCCTGGGCTTTGTCGTGGGATTCGGCGTCATGCTCTATCTCATCTTCTTTCTGCTGCGCGACGGCAAGGAACTGATCGCACGCATCTGGGCTGCCACGCCGCTCGCCCCCGAGCACAAGCGCGAGCTGGCCACCAAGTTCATCACCGTCATCCGGGCCACGGTCAAGGGCAATCTGGCCGTCGCTGCGGCTCAGGGTGCGCTGGGGGGCCTGATTTTCTGGATTCTGGGTATTCAGGGCGCTGTGCTCTGGGCCGTGGTGATGGCTTTTCTGTCCTTGCTGCCCGCAGTGGGGGCTGGCCTGGTCTGGGGGCCGGTTGCGATCTACTTCCTGGCCACAGGCGCCCTCACCAAGGGCTTGATCCTGGCGGCCTATGGCGTGCTGGTCATCGGCCTGGTGGATAACGTGCTGCGCCCCCTGCTGGTCGGCAAGGACACCAAGATGCCTGACTATGTAGTGCTGATCTCCACCCTGGGGGGCATGGCCTTGTTCGGTCTTTCGGGCTTTGTGCTCGGCCCGGCCATTGCCGCCCTGTTCATGGCGGCATGGGAGTTGTTTACCACCATGCAAGAACAGGAGGAGAAGCTGCTGAATCGGGAAATCGCGCAAAAACGCACAACGACCGATCCGCAGCAGCCTGCAGAAGGCCTCGCCCCCACCGTCGCGCCCCCTCCTGCCGAAACACGGAAAAGCGACACAGATTAG